The following is a genomic window from Amphiura filiformis chromosome 4, Afil_fr2py, whole genome shotgun sequence.
ttggcttttgcgtggtcaattcgtaatttgtcatttttaaaattgctcaaatttccaaacaatggtacctatgctcatgatgattaaacttttgatatcaaatttggtatcaaccttcgaaggaaagtgcatagaaaattattatataaattattttgccataaactcatccgacTTGTGATTAAATTGGGATGGAACTACATGTAGGTCAACTAGTGGCGacattttaatttggctgtgtttatgtgTGTAATGTTCAAGCGTCCAGGGTGAGCGTTGACTGACAGAGGGTGTcagtctataggcctacatgtcacttttgaaaaacagcgaatcatgcgcatgctcagctcAGTGTGCAAATACGacagcgatttagtacactgatcatgtgcGCGATTCAGTTTTCTGCCAAAGTGATTGAAGCAGCTTATGTGTAGCTCTACTAAGACAGTGTCATTATTTAAATTTATATTAACTCAtacaaaaaagggggtaaattacATAGAGTAACCAGGCACGGCAATTCCCAATGAAGTCACACCACTAGTCTTAAGCTTTGCCTACTACTAAAGTGACTGTACTGTCTACTCTCAAAATCTATTCTCtctggcgtgtccaggatctgttcctatGGGGgtctcagaggggctttcagagttatgcatgcggggggcttaatggctaaaatcgcctgACAATGGCTGATTTTAGTTTTTACATGATTTTGCAGGGGACTTCAGCCCCCCCCTTTATGAAATACAATAACAAACAAGAATCGGACATCAACtttttttatgtacattttaggAATGGAAGGTGCACCGGAATGGTTCAGTGGTAACGATGTCCAGAAATACCTGACTTACGAAGACTTGATTCCTATCATAGAGGGCGCCTTAGCCAGCTTCTCTCAGGGACATGCAGGGGGTGTTCTACAACCAGTCAGAATGTCAATGGGCATCGAGGAGCACAAAGGGTATTAATGGTTAACAATATTTGGATTCAAATCTTTTGTACCGGTACCTCAATAGTTTTTGTGACATATTTTGTAACTCCATTTGTTAGGTTCCAGATGGGGCCTATTGACATGCCCTGCATGAAACATCTCAATCATAAAAGCATAATTATTTACACCTTTTGTTAAATTTGAAAGTTGATTGATAACCATTTTGTGAAAAACTGAATACATTGTGAAAAGCTTTGTATTTAATGAGGCATTTTCCAAAGATTGGGCCAAATAACACATACAGCGTGTTGTGTCGATGCACACATGCTGAACTGTGTTATATCATCACATATGACAAGaccaagaaccaataagattgcaggaactttcttaaGAATAACCtctataattattttgttatcttcaatCTGCAGTGTGTTTCTTGTGATGCCAGCATACAGTTCCAAAGATAATGCCTTAGCAACTAAGCTAGTCTCCCTTTATCCTGAAAACAGTGCTGTAGGTCTTCCCAGCCATATGGGGGTCATTGTGCTATTTGACCCTGTCCATGGAGCTCCAAAAGCGGTAAGTTATAAATATTTACTACATCTGCTGACTGATAGGGTAAAAAGGAATGTCTGAGACAAAATATTTAGCGTACCCCTGCAGGCaattcaaagcaagtagttaatGCATTGATTGCAGGctcaatttcttcttttttttatatttgaaattatagtaaTTTTATCTTTTCTAAAATATTGAGGTCATAAAGACAGCACATTCTGTTCAAAAGTCACATTCTTTTGAAACAAAGTGAGATATTGATTGAGAGCACCTATGCAATTTAAATATTCTGAGTAGTGACACTTTAGTGAAGAATTCTTTGGTGATTTAATAAGGCGCATGTGAAATGTAGTATGTGAGCTTTGCGCACCGCGCGCATTGTTAATTTCGCTGCCATACACATCGTACGTGTTGTGAGTTGCGCCTTGTCAACATCACGGAAGTACGCTCTCATCAACTTGTGTTGTGTGAGTAAAACTATGAATATGTCAATCTTCATGACAGTAACTCCCAGATTCGAAAACCTATTAGCTTTAGATTATCAGATGATTAGCAATtttacattttgattttaattttcaaatatcacatataccggttccaattattttgataaagtttgtattaggctaaaaaaatgtttgtttcctgtagcaggtctaaaaagtcaaatgcggtttttaattttaatttttttattaatccatgccttaaaatgaacaaaaaaaacttttttaatgcgaattggaatgggaatttacagtgggttttcTCGACACCCACAAAaagaaatcatatttcttcatattcaagaataattTTCAACctgcaaattaaaaaaaggtattaaaaaaaatgtgtgacgttttctccagtagtttttcactacacgcgtttgtgtaatgtgtaaatgttttctccagtagtgttttatatatatatttttttttccttgctcaaaaaaaaaaaaagcgcaaaaTAAGCCTTCAAAAAggaaacaaaacttttttttttggtcttaccACATGTGTTTTCTTTGATTCCATAGATGATGGATGCTGAGGTTATTACAGGAATGAGAACTGCAGCTGCATCAGCTGTGGCAACAAAGGTATAAGACATTTCCTTGTaaattgctgtaaacctttgactAGAACttacttatgctggtttcatactttcctgctgctTTGCTGCTCTGAAGaggattttacttcactgcgcagtcgcgcCAGAAActctagcggtgaccagcggcaagccgatatatcgatcattcgggagctgaattcaaatcaacttgGAGCGGTgctgctctgacgtatgagagcaaaatacgattttggagcagtGCTGagtggcaagagtggctttcacaGTCATGCCGCTGTGCTTGCGGACAAGCGTCACGCTGCTCAGCGGCaaacggcagaaagtatgaaaccagcgttAGATGATTTAACAAGGCTCATCTgaagtgtacatgtacatttgatGGAATATTTGGGATTTACCAATTACGGCAAGTGAAGCAAGCCGAAAAATTGTCGGGGGAATCGAGACCTGTGGCCCTCCACTTTTGAAAACCTACAGACTCCACTGAAAACAGTTAATAGAGAATACCCTAACTGGAATATGGTTTAAATTCAAAACCAAGAAATAAACATGCACAATTGCATGTGGTACTGTAGATCGGATAAAGTTTGAACACCTTTTACAGTCAACCTGCAGGCCTACTCAAACTTAACAGTCGTGCTGGCAGATTTACCATAAGGTGATCTGTCCAGTATTGATaatattgatatgtttttttGGGTCGACCTGGCATTTTTTCTGCCAGCGTGACCCAAAACATGTTAGTAAGGCAAACTATTATGCTGACATGCCTTTATTGCCTTAACGTTACATGCAAATTGGGTGATTGGGAATTGAAAAGCTACATGGTAGCAGATGAAATATTTGTGCAATATGAGAAGAATGATAACAAACAAGAATGATAACCAACACATCAAGAATGATAACAAACACTTCAAGAATGATAACACTTCAAGGGATGGTCATGTTAAAACATATATAAATCAAGGCAAGTTACGGGTTACACAAAATCTTGAATTAAGCTCTATAATTAACTTTGAACTAAACAGAATGTTTGAGCAAGActtttatgatattttctttcAGTATTTAGCTCCTGAAAATAGTAAGATCCTAACAGTGATTGGAGCTGGAGTACAGGCAATCACCCATATACAAGCTATTAGACAGGTGTGCAAATTTGAAGAGGTAagcacagtgttcgaaataagccctatcgcagtgcaattgcacccaaaaatttgcatgttgCAATACCAACtttaaaagtgtggtgcaaaattgtgataccacattgtactgactttatgtgttgattatttgagactgcacttcaaatttcaagtttcaaaaattgggtgcaaaagtgcaccccaaggtaaaaaaaaaattaatttgaagactGGGTAAATATATTCAGGCatgaaaattttaagtttttaaactgaattcaTCAAACTttctgcaactttatttaatttcagcctgtttttggtactttttgcctaatttcacatgcattttcagggttttttttaggacagtgcagtctcatgcctgtgtaTACTATAAGGTATCCAGAATAAAAGACATGAAATGTTGTGATTTCTTTTAACTTTTTATGGTGTTTAAGCCAATCTATGTTCATATCTGGCATGTGTAAATGCAACATTTGTGAGCTGCTGTTTCAAAAAGGCATACTCAATTAAACCAAAGTACTTGTCAAGATATGCTAAATTGTGTCAAATtacggaataattctggtataccctacgcacaagtataaccctaaccctaatcctaatcctaaccccaaccctaaccctaacctaaaaaaTATGGTGTGCATGTTAAACCAGAATAGTATTGAAAACACAGTGTGTGCagtgtaaaccagaattgtacccaaATTACATGCATCTTACATCTTACATGTCCCAGTGCCAGTATATTGACTTTATTGTTCACAGGTTCTGCAGACatgtaaaaaaagaaatgaaattcaTTTAGTTTCTAATAATCAAAGAAGATATAAATTAAAAACCTACTCCATCTTTACATGACTCAGGTTCGGATTTGGAGCAGAACTTTTTCAAAGGCTCAGAAAGTTGCTGATGAATTTGGTTGTGTGGCATGTAAGACAATAGAAGAGGCTGTTAAAGATGCAGATGTAATCACCACGGTAACCACGTCCAAGACACCTGTCCTTAATGCTGAGTGGGTCAAAGATGGAGCACATGTCAACTGTAAGATTGCTTTGATGATTGGAAATTAAGTAAAGGATGGTTTCATCTCAACCTTGGAATAAATCTtaattatcaatttttataatggCAGAAATAAAGAGTGTGACATATAATATTTGTGAAGCTGCATACAATGTGTTGGATTAATCAgaaaattttcacaaattttgataTGAGAGCATCATGATTTCAAAGGTTTAGGCTAAGTTATAGGCCAGAGTGCATTATTGTTGAAGGTGGAATGTATTGAACTCCCAGACTATACTCTAAGACTGATATACCTGATCAGTTATATTAGTCtcagctatactttgatcagctcttaatcggcgggaattgtaaGGCTTTTACCACttcgccaaaaagtagacccacgttaagagtgctaaaGTTGACCTGTCTGCTTTATATTTTGCGAGTTGAAGAAGGTAGACAAATTATAGGACTGGaataaataatttgtgatgcttctggcgagatgtcacaagacaattctcaaaataacatatattgatattaatccgcgatgttataagacccgccgattacgagctgatcaaagtatatactTGTACTTGGAGAAACAAttgaattcaccttttcggtaaatcccataaccctttgcgagtacacctgagaactcgtcatttgacgtcacgccgacttgcaatgcgcagtaacgatgttcgataagcgatgtgcgcatcggcgcagagcggcatgacgcaaaatgacgagttcttaggtgtactcgcaaagggttatgggatttaccgaaaaggtcaatcagCCAATTGACATTTGATCATCCCAAATGGATGAATTGATAGATGGTACTATATGTCAGACTCTGACGAATGAtgtttttgatgatgatgatgatgaaactaTATAGTAGAGATGTTATGTTAATGGGCAACTTAAGTCccaactatagacgaatccaacaagccaagtgatggtcagaattcctTTGGCCATTACAGGGTCCCCAGCGCATCAAACTGGTGTTGTGGctgtccaattgggtggattaaagccgcttaaaaatcaatgttatattgtattgtgttgtaaactttcatcattcttttgtctatgtgtaacatgggtgatggaaagcagttaaaattcccgccaaggatgcatcatttcacatttctggTGGTATATACTCaccggggacccagctatggctgccattgaggtgtaggaatgtgtgaaattggattcataaacAGACATACCAAGTGTAcaatatggaaagcacatttggCATAGAGGTGGTGCCTAATGAATGACTTATTACTTTGCCAGAGCCCTTACATCTGAATGAAAGATGAAAACGAAGCTCTCCCAGGCATGTGAATCCATTTTAACTGGAAttccatttttgttttttctttcaaatttttggATCTTCAAGTTCAATgtgaatttgatattaaaattagAGTAGAGCCTGTCAGGGGTCAATACATGTTTTCAAGTGAACTTGACTCCTTCAACCCATATTTTTCTAGCTTTTGATTGGTCTCAACTTGCATATAATTTAACATGCTATAGTAGTATAAAACAAATTTGTGGAAATAGATGCTAGTTAAAATAGATGCTAGATGAAAAAATCTGTCTAAAGTTGTAATGCTTATCAATAGCTCAGCACTCTGaaaacaagcaaataaaaagtatacattGCTTTTTCTGCAAACTTGATTTTAATGGTATAAAATCAGGTTTAGTGTGATCGGGTAAAAccaagatttatacaatttattttggTATCTTATCTGTAGGTGTGGGTGCCTGTGTGAAGGACTGGCAAGAGCTAGACCCAGCCCTTATGAAGAAAGCAGATGTGTATGCTGACACCAAAGAAGCAGCGCTGAAAGAATCGGGAGATATTATCATGTCTGGGGTAAGTGTTGCATTGAGGAGGGGAACACTCATTATAGGAACCCAGATATTATCTTATCTGGGGTGAGTGTTGCATTGGTGAGGGAACACTCATTTTAGCAACCCAGATATTATCTTATCTGGG
Proteins encoded in this region:
- the LOC140151377 gene encoding ketimine reductase mu-crystallin-like gives rise to the protein MEGAPEWFSGNDVQKYLTYEDLIPIIEGALASFSQGHAGGVLQPVRMSMGIEEHKGVFLVMPAYSSKDNALATKLVSLYPENSAVGLPSHMGVIVLFDPVHGAPKAMMDAEVITGMRTAAASAVATKYLAPENSKILTVIGAGVQAITHIQAIRQVCKFEEVRIWSRTFSKAQKVADEFGCVACKTIEEAVKDADVITTVTTSKTPVLNAEWVKDGAHVNCVGACVKDWQELDPALMKKADVYADTKEAALKESGDIIMSGVEVLCEIGELVLGTKKADRNATTVFKSMGMAIEDVVSAKLVYDKKHGSTSSQ